One segment of Syngnathus typhle isolate RoL2023-S1 ecotype Sweden linkage group LG9, RoL_Styp_1.0, whole genome shotgun sequence DNA contains the following:
- the LOC133159471 gene encoding polypeptide N-acetylgalactosaminyltransferase 5, whose product MMIWRYLRSSRRVLGFVFVASVIWLLLDMAVLRMSDGDANSRLMREKVILEQGLARHQDKVTQGGLGEPRVNGEDEKSDRRNSQPVKLSRRREKEQVQDDANQVKPNAIVQDDAGQVKPNAVVQGDASQVKPNAVVQDLSLIAAPKNDSIALKAEEVLEPVKATPSIRLQASNRHQDAKKLPGKAKKQIEELPVQGPRNTSSVKRDEQNGEILDNNIKVVQVKDTHSVKASVHQVLSIDLTAAPRDPKAVGQYGLAGTVPSEMDLIVKKRWHEGQFNVYLSELIPLDRALPDTRPEICTRNMIHDDLPSTSVIFCFVDEVWSTLLRSVHSVLNRSPPHLLKEIILVDDFSKKPYLKDNLDKYMEKFPKVRVIHLKERQGLIRARMAGAAVAKGDVLTFLDSHVECNMGWLEPLLERIRTDRTKVPCPVIEVISDQDLSYKLVDNFQRGIFHWPLVFGWNALSEEYVKKNNMTPADPIRCPVMAGGLFSIDKKYFYELGAYDPGLEVWGGENMELSFKVWMCGGQIEIIPCSRVGHIFREQNPYQFPLDRHRTVERNLARVAEVWMDEYKELFYGHGNLHLLDKPLMDIGNLTEQIQQRNKLKCKSFKWYLDNVYPELEAPLVKAAGLVFNRGLRSCLSIQNGILVFDTCHLSSQSQHFNYTWLKQVRQQDVCLEPGAKQNSLTLQPCGDSRSSNSHKPQRWLHKSSQSKLPEHLMVEKDSKQMCLEAAAKEAVLHLAPCNANNLFQQWQFTNYYSE is encoded by the exons ATGATGATTTGGAGGTACCTGCGGAGCAGCAGGAGGGTCCTTGGGTTTGTGTTCGTGGCTTCTGTCATTTGGCTGCTGTTGGACATGGCAGTCCTCCGCATGTCCGACGGTGACGCCAACAGTCGTCTAATGAGGGAGAAAGTGATCCTCGAGCAGGGGTTGGCCAGGCACCAGGACAAAGTCACCCAGGGGGGTTTAGGGGAGCCACGCGTGAATGGGGAGGACGAAAAGTCGGACAGAAGGAATTCCCAACCGGTCAAACTTTCCAGACGTCGGGAAAAGGAGCAAGTTCAAGATGATGCCAATCAGGTTAAACCAAATGCAATTGTTCAAGATGATGCCGGTCAGGTTAAACCAAATGCAGTTGTTCAAGGTGATGCCAGTCAGGTTAAACCAAATGCAGTTGTTCAAGATTTGTCTTTGATTGCCGCACCAAAAAATGACTCTATTGCACTTAAAGCGGAGGAGGTGCTCGAACCTGTGAAGGCAACTCCAAGTATAAGACTTCAAGCGTCCAATCGGCACCAGGATGCTAAAAAACTACCTGGAAAGGCGAAGAAACAAATTGAAGAACTTCCTGTTCAAGGACCACGCAACACTTCTTCAGTGAAGCGGGACGAACAAAATGGAGAGATATTAGACAATAACATCAAAGTGGTCCAAGTGAAAGACACCCACTCCGTTAAGGCAAGTGTTCACCAGGTTCTGTCTATCGACCTGACTGCGGCCCCCAGAGATCCGAAAGCCGTCGGCCAGTACGGCCTGGCGGGGACTGTCCCCAGCGAAATGGACTTGATAGTGAAGAAGAGGTGGCACGAGGGCCAATTCAATGTCTACCTAAGCGAGCTGATCCCATTGGACcgtgcccttcctgacaccaggCCTGAGAT CTGCACCCGCAACATGATCCACGACGACCTGCCGTCCACCAGCGTGATCTTCTGCTTTGTGGACGAAGTGTGGTCCACCCTGCTACGCTCCGTTCACAGCGTCCTCAATCGGTCGCCGCCGCATCTCCTCAAGGAGATCATCCTCGTGGATGACTTCAGCAAAAAAC cCTACCTCAAGGATAACCTTGACAAGTACATGGAAAAGTTCCCCAAGGTCCGGGTCATTCACCTGAAGGAGCGTCAAGGCCTCATCAGGGCCCGGATGGCTGGAGCGGCTGTTGCTAAAG GTGACGTTCTGACTTTCCTGGACTCGCACGTGGAATGTAACATGGGCTGGCTGGAGCCTCTGCTGGAGCGCATCCGCACTGACCGCACCAAGGTACCCTGTCCCGTCATCGAAGTCATCAGCGACCAGGACTTAAG TTATAAGCTGGTTGACAACTTCCAGAGAGGAATTTTCCACTGGCCTCTCGTGTTTGGCTGGAACGCCCTATCAGAAGAGTACGTCAAGAAGAACAACATGACGCCGGCCGATCCCATCAG ATGCCCCGTAATGGCCGGAGGGCTTTTCTCCATCGATAAAAAATACTTCTATGAACTGGGCGCCTATGATCCCGGCCTGGAGGTGTGGGGAGGGGAGAACATGGAGCTTTCTTTCAAG GTCTGGATGTGCGGGGGCCAAATCGAGATCATCCCCTGCTCGCGGGTGGGCCACATTTTCCGAGAGCAGAACCCGTATCAGTTCCCCTTGGACCGGCACAGGACGGTGGAGCGCAACTTGGCCCGGGTGGCCGAAGTGTGGATGGACGAGTACAAGGAGCTATTCTACGGCCACGGCAACCTGCACCTGTTGGACAAACCTCTCATGGACATCGGCAACCTGACCGAGCAGATCCAGCAGAGAAACAAGCTCAAATGCAAGAGCTTCAAGTGGTACCTGGACAACGTCTATCCCGAGTTAGAAGCTCCTTTAGTCAAAGCTGCGGGTCTG GTCTTCAATCGAGGATTGAGGAGTTGTCTTTCCATCCAAAATGGCATTCTCGTCTTTGACACGTGTCATCTCAGCAGTCAG AGTCAGCACTTCAACTACACGTGGCTGAAGCAGGTCCGCCAGCAGGATGTGTGCTTGGAGCCCGGCGCCAAACAAAACTCGTTGACTTTACAGCCATGCGGCGACAGCAGAAGCAGCAATAGCCACAAACCGCAACGCTGGCTACACAAATCCTCCCAGTCCAAACTG CCAGAGCACTTGATGGTCGAGAAGGACTCCAAGCAAATGTGTCTGGAAGCAGCAGCAAAAGAGGCCGTCCTTCACCTCGCCCCCTGCAACGCCAACAACCTCTTCCAGCAATGGCAGTTCACAAACTACTACTCTGAGTGA